In Colwellia sp. M166, a genomic segment contains:
- a CDS encoding ribose-phosphate pyrophosphokinase, giving the protein MPDMKIFAGNATPELAKQIANRLYITLGEAKIGSFSDGEISVEITENVRGADVFIIQSTCAPTNDNLMELIVMIDALRRASAGRITAVMPYFGYARQDRRVRSARVPITAKVVADFLSSVGVDRVLTVDLHAEQIQGFFDVPVDNVFGTPILLEDMLERNIENPVVVSPDIGGVVRARAVAKLLDDADLAIIDKRRPKANVAQVMHIIGDVKGRDCFIVDDMIDTGGTLAKAAEALKEHGAKRVFAYATHPVLSGNAAENLKNSVIDEVVVTDSIPLSDEIKALGKVRQLTLSGMLSEAIRRVCNEESISAMFDA; this is encoded by the coding sequence GTGCCTGACATGAAGATTTTTGCGGGTAACGCCACCCCTGAACTGGCCAAACAAATAGCTAATCGCTTATACATCACCTTAGGCGAAGCCAAAATTGGTAGTTTTAGTGATGGTGAAATTAGTGTTGAAATTACTGAAAACGTGCGTGGTGCCGATGTTTTTATTATTCAATCAACCTGTGCCCCTACTAACGATAATTTAATGGAACTAATCGTGATGATTGATGCGCTACGTCGTGCATCAGCCGGACGTATTACTGCCGTTATGCCTTATTTTGGTTATGCGCGTCAAGACCGTCGTGTACGCAGCGCTCGTGTGCCAATCACTGCGAAGGTTGTTGCTGACTTCTTATCAAGTGTAGGTGTTGACCGTGTCTTAACGGTTGATTTACACGCAGAGCAAATTCAAGGCTTTTTTGATGTACCAGTAGATAACGTTTTTGGTACACCTATCTTACTTGAAGATATGTTAGAGCGTAACATTGAAAATCCTGTGGTGGTTTCTCCTGATATTGGTGGTGTTGTACGTGCGCGTGCCGTCGCTAAATTATTAGATGATGCTGACCTTGCGATTATCGATAAACGTCGCCCTAAAGCGAACGTAGCTCAAGTTATGCATATTATTGGTGATGTTAAAGGTCGCGACTGTTTCATCGTTGATGACATGATTGATACCGGTGGCACGTTGGCAAAAGCTGCTGAAGCTTTAAAAGAACACGGTGCTAAACGCGTATTTGCTTATGCTACTCATCCGGTCCTTTCTGGTAATGCTGCTGAAAACTTGAAAAACTCAGTTATTGATGAAGTGGTAGTCACTGACTCAATTCCATTATCTGATGAAATTAAAGCACTAGGGAAAGTTCGTCAACTTACCTTAAGTGGCATGTTGTCAGAAGCGATTCGTCGTGTTTGTAACGAAGAATCAATTTCTGCCATGTTTGATGCCTAA
- the ispE gene encoding 4-(cytidine 5'-diphospho)-2-C-methyl-D-erythritol kinase: MNKHVFHSFPSPAKLNLFLHIVGRMDNGYHQLETVFQFLDYHDTLDLKVTKDKTITLLTPIPGVENSDNLIVKAALLLQDHSQCQQGVEIKLEKLLPMGGGLGGGSSNAATILLALNALWQTQLTVVELAELGITLGADVPIFVHGFAAFAQGIGEQLTPASPKTYWYLVAKPNCSISTQNVFTAKDLTRDTPAIRYNDADIENYHNDCQTWVIKHYPEVAKLLAWLVEYAPSQMTGTGACIFSRFSSKQDACYVQSLLPNGIESFVAEGLNQSPLHAAIAAVNEN; this comes from the coding sequence TTGAATAAACACGTATTTCATTCATTTCCTTCACCAGCAAAACTGAACTTGTTCTTACATATCGTTGGTAGAATGGACAATGGTTACCACCAGCTAGAAACCGTTTTTCAATTTCTTGACTATCATGACACCCTAGATTTAAAAGTCACCAAAGATAAAACAATAACGTTATTAACGCCAATCCCGGGGGTCGAGAATAGCGATAATTTAATCGTCAAAGCGGCCTTACTTTTACAAGACCATAGCCAATGTCAGCAAGGCGTAGAAATTAAGCTAGAAAAATTACTCCCTATGGGTGGTGGCTTAGGTGGCGGTTCATCAAATGCTGCAACAATATTATTAGCACTCAATGCACTTTGGCAGACCCAACTTACGGTTGTTGAGCTTGCAGAGCTAGGCATTACCTTAGGTGCTGACGTACCTATTTTTGTCCATGGTTTTGCTGCCTTTGCTCAAGGAATTGGCGAACAACTTACCCCGGCTTCACCAAAAACTTATTGGTATTTAGTTGCTAAACCTAATTGCAGTATTTCTACACAAAATGTTTTCACTGCCAAAGATTTAACCCGTGACACACCCGCTATACGTTACAACGATGCCGATATCGAAAATTATCATAATGATTGTCAAACTTGGGTAATAAAACACTACCCCGAGGTTGCCAAACTACTGGCTTGGTTGGTAGAATACGCGCCGTCCCAAATGACTGGAACTGGTGCGTGCATATTTTCACGTTTTAGCTCTAAACAAGACGCGTGCTACGTACAATCTTTACTGCCAAACGGCATAGAGTCATTCGTAGCAGAAGGACTCAATCAATCGCCCTTACATGCTGCAATTGCGGCAGTAAACGAAAATTAA
- the lolB gene encoding lipoprotein insertase outer membrane protein LolB, protein MLSKSLIVLFFASILSACSSISDRPVENNKAKQDIDSRNKQISLLTRWTINGKIAFINNQARQSATLHWQKNEAKKTESLNLSTLFGIKVLELNQQQDNFTLEVDGEHYQTQDLDYLIYSLTGLDLPTRAMSHWLKGIAFLPTDQLTYHKTTQLPESLTSFYNNKEWLIKYSKYHHIGQYQLAKQLTITQGDLRIKIAIHSWKI, encoded by the coding sequence ATGCTCAGCAAGTCTCTCATTGTTCTATTTTTTGCCAGTATACTAAGTGCTTGTAGTAGCATTAGCGACAGGCCAGTAGAAAACAATAAAGCAAAACAAGATATTGACAGCCGTAATAAACAAATATCACTACTTACGCGCTGGACCATTAATGGCAAAATCGCTTTTATCAATAATCAAGCACGCCAAAGTGCAACACTGCATTGGCAAAAAAACGAAGCTAAAAAAACAGAATCATTAAATTTATCCACCTTGTTTGGTATTAAAGTTTTAGAACTTAACCAACAACAAGACAACTTCACCTTAGAAGTTGATGGCGAACATTACCAGACTCAAGACTTAGACTATTTGATCTATTCATTAACCGGCTTGGATTTACCGACACGTGCGATGAGCCATTGGTTAAAAGGCATTGCATTTTTACCGACCGATCAACTGACATATCATAAAACCACTCAACTACCTGAGTCTTTAACCAGTTTCTATAACAATAAAGAATGGCTAATTAAATACAGTAAATATCACCATATTGGTCAATATCAATTGGCTAAGCAACTGACGATCACGCAAGGCGATTTACGGATAAAAATAGCCATTCATTCATGGAAAATTTAA
- the hemA gene encoding glutamyl-tRNA reductase has protein sequence MSIVAVGINHKTAPVAVREKISFNPDNLSMALQELLDSADCKEAAILSTCNRTELYIVQEGDVRLTQERVVRWLEQHHNVPASIITPSLYWHQDQQAVNHMMRVACGLDSLVLGEPQILGQMKQAYNQAKAAGSMALVMDRLFQRTFGVAKQVRTDTEIGASAVSVAFAAVNLAKHIFASLDKARVLLVGAGETIELVAKHLYENNVGHITVANRTISRAENMAKQFGADVITLAQIPEMMANADIVISSTGSTLPIIGKGMVEKALTKRKHRPMFMVDLAVPRDIEEQVSDLEDVFLYTVDDLQNIIAKNLDNRRKEAVLAEGIVSEQSTSFMSWLRGLNTQDTVISYRKQCLENRDLLLEKAMQQLAANKKPEAVIAELATKLTNKFMHAPTSAIQSAAQGGQLDRLVYLRDIFDIDHQA, from the coding sequence ATGTCAATAGTTGCAGTAGGTATCAATCATAAAACCGCTCCGGTTGCCGTTAGGGAAAAAATATCTTTTAACCCTGATAACCTGAGTATGGCTTTGCAAGAGCTATTAGATTCAGCCGACTGCAAAGAAGCCGCGATTTTATCTACCTGTAATAGAACCGAACTTTATATAGTGCAAGAAGGCGATGTAAGGTTAACGCAAGAGCGTGTCGTGCGTTGGTTAGAGCAGCATCATAATGTACCTGCATCAATCATTACCCCAAGTTTATATTGGCATCAAGATCAACAAGCAGTAAATCACATGATGCGTGTGGCTTGTGGCCTAGATTCATTAGTACTTGGCGAGCCGCAAATTCTAGGACAAATGAAGCAAGCTTATAATCAAGCAAAAGCGGCTGGTTCTATGGCCTTGGTGATGGATCGACTTTTTCAACGAACTTTTGGTGTTGCTAAACAAGTTAGAACCGATACCGAAATAGGTGCAAGTGCTGTTTCAGTTGCTTTCGCAGCCGTTAATCTTGCAAAACATATTTTCGCCAGTTTGGATAAAGCCCGCGTTCTACTCGTTGGAGCAGGAGAAACTATTGAGTTGGTTGCTAAACATTTATACGAAAATAATGTTGGTCATATTACTGTCGCTAACCGTACTATAAGTCGTGCGGAGAATATGGCGAAGCAATTTGGTGCTGATGTTATCACTCTAGCGCAAATTCCAGAAATGATGGCTAATGCCGACATCGTGATCAGCTCGACCGGTAGTACTTTGCCTATTATCGGCAAAGGTATGGTGGAGAAAGCCTTAACGAAAAGAAAGCATCGCCCAATGTTTATGGTTGATTTAGCGGTTCCGCGAGATATTGAAGAGCAAGTTTCTGATCTTGAAGATGTTTTTCTATATACCGTTGATGACCTGCAAAACATTATTGCCAAAAATCTCGATAATCGTCGTAAAGAAGCGGTATTAGCTGAAGGCATCGTTTCTGAGCAATCAACGAGTTTTATGTCATGGCTACGAGGCTTAAATACTCAGGATACGGTGATTTCTTACCGTAAACAGTGTCTAGAAAATCGTGATTTATTGCTCGAAAAAGCGATGCAACAATTAGCAGCAAATAAAAAGCCTGAAGCTGTCATCGCTGAACTTGCTACTAAATTAACCAATAAATTTATGCATGCCCCGACCAGTGCCATTCAATCAGCGGCACAAGGTGGTCAGTTAGATAGACTCGTTTACTTGCGTGATATTTTCGACATTGATCACCAAGCATAG
- the prfA gene encoding peptide chain release factor 1 — MNKSVYQKLEILVERFEEVQALLSDPETISDQEKFQALSKEFSQLEVVTSAFHAYQEAESDFATAEEMLKDDDPDMREMAQEEFKEAKKAVENMTAELQILLLPRDPKDDNNCFVEIRAGAGGDEAAIFAGDLFRMYSRYAEKQGWKIELMNSNESEQGGFKEIVAKINGAGVYGQMKYESGGHRVQRVPETESQGRVHTSACTVVVMPEIPESQAIEINKADLKVDTFRASGAGGQHVNKTDSAIRITHIPSGVVVECQDQRSQHKNRAQAMSVLQARLQQAEDEKRRSAEESSRRNLVASGDRSERIRTYNFPQGRMSDHRINLTLYRLNEIMEGNLHLVLEPIMQESQADLLAELSEQH, encoded by the coding sequence ATGAATAAATCTGTTTACCAAAAACTTGAAATACTTGTCGAACGCTTTGAAGAAGTGCAAGCGTTGCTTTCTGATCCTGAAACCATTTCTGATCAAGAAAAGTTCCAAGCTTTATCGAAAGAATTCTCACAATTAGAAGTGGTCACTTCAGCCTTTCATGCTTATCAAGAAGCTGAAAGTGATTTTGCTACCGCTGAAGAAATGCTTAAAGATGATGATCCTGATATGCGTGAAATGGCGCAAGAAGAATTCAAAGAAGCCAAAAAAGCCGTAGAGAATATGACTGCAGAGCTACAGATATTGCTCTTGCCTCGTGATCCGAAAGACGATAATAACTGTTTCGTTGAAATTCGTGCTGGTGCTGGCGGTGATGAAGCGGCTATTTTTGCTGGTGATTTATTCCGTATGTATAGCCGTTATGCTGAAAAGCAAGGTTGGAAAATTGAATTGATGAATTCCAATGAGAGTGAGCAGGGCGGTTTTAAAGAGATAGTTGCTAAAATTAACGGTGCGGGTGTTTATGGTCAGATGAAATATGAGTCTGGCGGTCATCGAGTACAACGTGTACCAGAAACTGAATCACAAGGGCGAGTTCATACCTCAGCTTGTACTGTGGTTGTTATGCCTGAAATTCCAGAATCACAAGCCATCGAAATTAATAAAGCGGATTTAAAAGTGGATACTTTCCGTGCTTCAGGCGCTGGTGGTCAGCATGTTAACAAAACTGATTCCGCCATTCGTATTACTCATATCCCAAGTGGTGTGGTGGTTGAATGTCAAGATCAGCGTTCGCAACATAAGAACCGTGCACAAGCGATGTCAGTATTGCAAGCACGCTTACAACAAGCTGAAGATGAAAAGCGTCGAAGTGCTGAAGAGTCTTCACGACGTAATTTGGTGGCTAGTGGTGATCGCTCTGAGCGTATTCGTACCTATAATTTCCCACAAGGACGGATGAGTGATCATCGTATTAACTTAACGCTTTATCGTTTGAATGAAATTATGGAAGGTAATTTACATTTGGTACTTGAGCCTATTATGCAAGAGAGTCAGGCTGATTTATTAGCAGAGTTATCTGAGCAACATTAG
- the prmC gene encoding peptide chain release factor N(5)-glutamine methyltransferase — translation MSEPAVTPLLSFEKLSSLTIAKLIAFGQQFLLPHSDSAKLDTEILLCFVMNKSASFLLTWPEHKLTPQQSQQFSALIQRRAQGEPIAYIVKIREFWSLPLQVSPATLIPRPDTEVLVELVLSHHQDQIIRCLDLGTGTGAIALALASEHPQWQIEAVDYSHEAVALAKRNADNLNLTQVNIYQSDWFSQVSGEKCFDVIVSNPPYIDENDHHLNEGDVQFEPKTALVALDNGLADIKIIARQALKFLKLGGFLYIEHGFEQSHAVQAILTDLAYSEIQTIKDYSDNDRVTWACYSI, via the coding sequence GTGTCTGAACCTGCCGTAACACCATTACTATCATTTGAAAAATTATCATCGCTGACCATTGCTAAGTTAATTGCTTTTGGTCAGCAATTTCTGCTGCCTCATTCTGACAGCGCGAAGTTAGACACTGAAATTTTACTTTGCTTTGTGATGAATAAGTCAGCAAGTTTCTTATTAACTTGGCCAGAGCATAAGTTAACACCGCAGCAATCACAGCAATTTTCGGCGTTAATACAACGCCGAGCTCAAGGCGAACCCATTGCTTACATCGTCAAAATACGTGAGTTTTGGTCATTGCCACTGCAAGTTTCACCTGCTACCTTAATTCCGCGTCCAGATACTGAAGTATTAGTTGAACTGGTATTAAGTCATCATCAAGATCAGATTATTCGCTGTTTAGATTTAGGTACCGGCACAGGCGCTATTGCTTTGGCGTTAGCGTCTGAACATCCTCAATGGCAGATAGAGGCGGTAGATTATAGTCATGAGGCGGTAGCGCTTGCCAAGCGCAATGCTGATAACTTGAATTTAACTCAGGTGAATATTTATCAAAGTGATTGGTTTAGTCAAGTATCTGGTGAAAAATGCTTTGATGTTATTGTCAGTAACCCACCGTATATCGATGAAAATGATCATCACCTTAATGAGGGCGATGTTCAGTTTGAGCCAAAAACGGCTCTGGTTGCACTCGATAATGGTTTAGCTGATATTAAAATAATTGCCCGCCAGGCGCTTAAATTTTTAAAGCTCGGTGGATTCTTGTATATTGAGCACGGTTTTGAACAAAGTCATGCTGTGCAAGCCATTTTAACCGATTTAGCTTATAGCGAAATTCAAACAATAAAAGATTATAGTGATAACGACCGAGTTACTTGGGCTTGTTATTCAATTTAA
- a CDS encoding SirB2 family protein, with product MLKHLHMTVAAISILLFTFRFALTLVNSEKLTLKWLKIAPHIVDTLLLGLGIALSIKLAINPAEQLWLAEKLFAVVAYIFTGYYTLKLARNRTMQIIGFLGAMGWIMLIVRIAMSKETVFFAGL from the coding sequence GTGCTTAAACATTTACACATGACCGTTGCTGCGATCAGTATTTTGCTTTTTACTTTTCGTTTTGCTTTAACTTTAGTTAATTCAGAAAAATTAACATTGAAATGGTTGAAAATTGCCCCACATATTGTCGATACCTTATTGCTTGGCCTTGGTATTGCTTTATCGATTAAGTTAGCGATAAACCCTGCTGAGCAATTATGGCTAGCTGAAAAATTATTTGCTGTTGTTGCGTATATTTTCACCGGTTATTACACCTTGAAATTAGCGCGTAACCGTACCATGCAAATTATTGGCTTTTTGGGTGCTATGGGCTGGATCATGTTAATTGTCCGTATCGCTATGAGTAAAGAAACGGTATTTTTTGCCGGTTTGTAG
- a CDS encoding tetratricopeptide repeat protein — protein MNDLLLSEIKSEKNELLQTFLLVEEYIFGKATDTQSELDDLVAYCQAETDEVPEPVERAEVLINALFIDQLFIDKQQQNWPVISHQVSSALAHKLISPTLKAVLIAYVANACDCQADIVFVPEKAMLRIVCDENYAIIFDPVTGESLNWHELDSRMNEMSGDPFEITLDTMNQESLVLEHITSLKTAFIQEQAYDNALKCVDMLLALNPNDPFERRDRGFLLHQLDCFKVAYDDYQYFVEQCPKDPAAQLLKLQLDKISIADTVLH, from the coding sequence ATGAACGATCTGTTGTTGTCAGAAATAAAGTCTGAAAAAAATGAGTTATTACAAACTTTTTTATTAGTAGAAGAGTATATTTTTGGTAAAGCAACCGATACCCAAAGTGAACTGGACGATCTGGTGGCATATTGCCAAGCTGAAACTGACGAAGTTCCAGAGCCTGTAGAACGCGCAGAAGTGTTAATTAATGCTTTGTTTATTGATCAGTTATTTATCGATAAACAGCAGCAAAATTGGCCAGTTATTTCACATCAAGTATCGTCAGCATTAGCGCATAAGTTAATTTCACCGACCTTAAAAGCAGTGTTGATTGCTTATGTAGCTAACGCCTGTGATTGTCAGGCAGATATTGTTTTTGTGCCAGAAAAAGCCATGTTAAGAATTGTTTGCGACGAAAATTACGCCATTATTTTTGATCCCGTCACCGGTGAATCGTTGAATTGGCACGAGTTAGATAGTCGTATGAATGAAATGTCTGGCGATCCGTTTGAAATAACCTTAGATACGATGAATCAAGAAAGCCTAGTGCTTGAGCATATCACTAGTCTAAAAACGGCATTTATACAAGAACAAGCATACGATAATGCGTTAAAATGTGTTGATATGCTACTGGCATTAAACCCCAATGATCCGTTTGAACGCCGTGACCGTGGCTTTTTATTACATCAGCTTGATTGTTTTAAAGTGGCTTATGATGACTATCAATATTTTGTTGAGCAATGCCCAAAAGATCCCGCAGCACAGTTATTAAAGTTACAATTAGATAAAATTTCAATTGCAGATACGGTATTACATTAA
- a CDS encoding DUF819 domain-containing protein has product MASVPLITNDATVLGILALILGLVFYTSNSSNAACRSFYKYVPALLMCYLLPSLLNTFGIVSAEVSHVDEVAKYYLLPACLVLLTLSIDIKAIAGLGSKAVIMFLTGTAGVIIGGPLALLIVSAIWPELIGVSGPDAVWRGMAALAGSWIGGGANMLAMKEIYGADGKIFTIMVTVDIVVANIWMAALLYMAANHKRIDAKNGADTTSIDRLVEKVEAESRANSKQPELKDYMLILAVGLGAAGMAHLAADYLVPFFQNNYPDLKKFSLHSKLFWIIVLVTTIGLALSFTKVRKLEAVGASKVGSSFLYVLVATIGLHMDITQIVEAPKYMVIGLIWMAVHVILLFAVGKFIKAPVFYLAVGSKANIGGAASAPVIASAFHPSLAPVGVLLAVFGYALGTYMAWLCGQLLRIVGS; this is encoded by the coding sequence ATGGCTAGCGTGCCATTGATCACTAACGATGCAACTGTACTCGGTATTTTAGCACTAATTTTAGGTTTAGTATTTTATACCTCTAATAGCAGTAATGCTGCCTGTCGTTCGTTTTATAAATATGTGCCTGCACTACTTATGTGTTACTTACTACCATCACTGTTAAACACTTTTGGTATTGTTAGTGCAGAAGTTAGCCACGTTGATGAAGTTGCAAAGTATTATTTGTTACCTGCCTGTTTGGTTTTATTAACCTTAAGTATTGACATCAAAGCGATTGCTGGGCTTGGTAGTAAAGCCGTTATTATGTTTTTAACCGGTACCGCGGGTGTTATCATCGGTGGGCCATTAGCGCTACTTATCGTTTCAGCTATTTGGCCTGAGTTAATTGGTGTCTCTGGTCCTGATGCCGTATGGCGTGGTATGGCCGCTCTTGCGGGGAGCTGGATTGGCGGTGGCGCTAATATGTTAGCGATGAAAGAAATCTATGGTGCTGATGGTAAAATATTTACCATCATGGTGACGGTTGATATTGTAGTGGCAAATATTTGGATGGCTGCTTTGCTTTATATGGCGGCAAATCATAAACGTATTGATGCCAAAAATGGTGCTGATACCACGAGTATCGATCGACTGGTTGAAAAGGTAGAAGCGGAAAGCCGCGCGAACTCAAAACAGCCTGAGCTAAAAGACTATATGCTTATTTTAGCTGTTGGCTTAGGTGCTGCAGGTATGGCACATTTAGCCGCTGATTATTTAGTACCATTCTTTCAAAATAACTATCCTGACTTAAAGAAATTTAGTTTACACAGCAAACTCTTTTGGATTATTGTGCTTGTTACTACTATAGGCTTAGCACTTTCTTTCACAAAAGTAAGAAAGCTAGAAGCGGTTGGTGCCTCTAAAGTGGGTAGTAGTTTCCTTTATGTGTTAGTAGCGACTATTGGTTTGCATATGGATATTACGCAAATTGTTGAAGCGCCTAAATATATGGTTATTGGTTTAATTTGGATGGCAGTACATGTCATCTTACTCTTTGCTGTTGGCAAATTTATCAAGGCGCCGGTATTTTATTTAGCAGTGGGCAGTAAAGCTAATATTGGTGGTGCAGCATCTGCTCCTGTTATTGCTTCAGCATTTCATCCGTCACTTGCTCCTGTTGGCGTTTTATTGGCGGTATTTGGTTATGCGCTTGGCACTTACATGGCATGGTTATGTGGGCAGTTATTGAGAATTGTAGGTAGCTAA
- the kdsA gene encoding 3-deoxy-8-phosphooctulonate synthase → MTKQLISLGDIEIANDKPFVLFGGMNVLESRDLAMTIAEHYVEVTQKLNIPYVFKASFDKANRSSVSSYRGPGLDEGLKIFQEIKSTFNVPIITDVHEPYQAAPVAEVADIIQLPAFLARQTDLVVAMAKTGVIINVKKPQFLAAHEMRHIINKFAEAGNEDIILCERGSCFGYNNLIVDMLAMDEMKDYAPVMFDATHALQQPGGRADSADGRRAKAAQLARSGMALGLAGLFIESHPDPLTAKCDGPCALPLDKLEPYLVQMKAIDELVKGFEPLITG, encoded by the coding sequence ATGACAAAGCAATTAATTTCACTGGGCGATATTGAGATCGCAAACGATAAGCCTTTCGTACTGTTTGGTGGTATGAATGTACTGGAATCACGTGATCTAGCAATGACCATTGCAGAGCACTATGTTGAAGTGACACAAAAGCTCAATATTCCTTATGTATTTAAGGCCTCATTTGATAAAGCTAATCGCTCATCTGTTAGCTCCTATCGTGGTCCTGGCTTAGATGAAGGTTTAAAGATTTTTCAAGAAATAAAATCAACTTTTAATGTGCCGATCATTACCGATGTACATGAACCTTATCAAGCAGCTCCTGTTGCTGAAGTTGCTGATATTATTCAGTTACCTGCTTTTTTAGCCCGTCAAACTGATCTGGTTGTTGCCATGGCAAAAACCGGTGTAATTATTAACGTTAAAAAGCCACAGTTTCTTGCTGCTCATGAAATGCGCCATATCATCAATAAATTTGCTGAAGCAGGCAACGAAGACATCATTCTTTGTGAACGTGGTAGCTGTTTCGGCTACAACAATTTAATTGTTGATATGTTAGCGATGGATGAGATGAAAGACTATGCCCCGGTGATGTTTGATGCTACCCACGCATTACAACAACCGGGTGGTCGTGCTGACTCTGCTGATGGACGTCGCGCTAAAGCTGCGCAGTTAGCCCGTAGTGGTATGGCACTTGGCTTAGCAGGGTTATTTATTGAATCCCACCCCGATCCATTAACGGCGAAGTGTGATGGTCCTTGTGCACTACCACTAGATAAGCTTGAGCCTTACTTAGTGCAAATGAAAGCTATTGATGAGTTAGTTAAAGGTTTTGAGCCATTAATTACTGGGTAA
- a CDS encoding dicarboxylate/amino acid:cation symporter has product MTEKKQASLTTRIVTGMVAGILVGAILQWLMPDGSDAVIPLYLFDLSLRGFLVDGVFEVGGQVFISSLQMLVVPLVFVSLICGTCSLKDTTKLGRIGGKAIGLYLLTTAIAISFAMSLALLISPGEGVDMVAGTTFTSREAPSLAQVLIQMFPSNPFAAFAKGNMLQVIIFALLFGIAIALSGKAGERIASLFEDLSEVIMRLVTILMNIAPYGVFCLLAGLFTDVSLSTFGNLLKYFFVVVFALLLHAFVTYPVLLKLLTGLNPIIFLKKMRDTAIFAFSTSSSNATLPITMETTTKKMGVKNSIASFTVPLGATINMDGTAIMQGVATVFIAQVFSQDLTLADYLMVILTATLASIGTAGVPGVGLIMLAMVLEQVGLPVEGIALIIGVDRLLDMTRTAVNVTGDSMVTVIVGKSEQQFDEAVFNDPNAGKNIEDIDFHHLNKQ; this is encoded by the coding sequence ATGACTGAAAAAAAGCAAGCAAGTTTAACCACCAGAATTGTTACCGGTATGGTTGCAGGTATTCTCGTTGGTGCCATTTTACAGTGGTTAATGCCCGACGGCTCTGATGCCGTCATTCCTTTATATCTCTTTGACCTTTCATTACGTGGTTTTTTAGTTGATGGTGTTTTTGAGGTTGGTGGGCAAGTATTTATCTCCAGTTTACAAATGTTAGTTGTGCCTCTGGTCTTTGTTTCATTAATTTGTGGTACCTGCTCGTTAAAAGATACCACTAAGCTTGGCAGAATAGGCGGAAAAGCCATTGGGTTATATCTATTAACAACCGCAATTGCCATTAGCTTTGCCATGTCACTGGCTTTACTGATCAGCCCTGGTGAAGGGGTAGATATGGTTGCCGGCACTACATTTACTAGCCGTGAAGCACCGTCACTTGCACAAGTGCTTATTCAAATGTTTCCAAGTAACCCATTTGCCGCTTTCGCTAAAGGTAATATGCTACAAGTCATTATTTTCGCTTTATTGTTTGGCATCGCTATCGCGCTTTCAGGTAAAGCGGGTGAGCGTATTGCTTCATTATTCGAAGATTTAAGCGAAGTTATTATGCGCCTTGTAACAATATTAATGAACATTGCACCTTATGGCGTATTTTGTTTATTAGCGGGTTTATTTACTGACGTTTCTCTCAGCACTTTTGGCAATTTATTAAAATATTTTTTTGTTGTGGTATTTGCCTTATTACTACATGCTTTTGTTACTTACCCGGTATTACTTAAATTATTAACCGGCTTAAACCCAATAATCTTCTTAAAGAAAATGCGTGATACCGCCATTTTTGCTTTTTCAACCTCAAGCAGTAATGCAACATTACCTATCACCATGGAAACTACGACGAAAAAAATGGGGGTGAAAAATTCTATCGCCTCATTTACCGTACCATTAGGTGCCACCATCAACATGGATGGAACCGCAATAATGCAGGGTGTTGCTACGGTTTTTATCGCACAAGTATTTAGTCAAGACTTAACACTCGCTGATTATTTAATGGTAATTCTTACGGCAACGTTAGCTTCCATTGGCACCGCCGGAGTACCGGGTGTTGGCTTAATAATGTTAGCGATGGTGTTAGAACAAGTTGGTTTACCTGTCGAGGGCATTGCCTTGATTATTGGTGTTGACCGTTTATTAGATATGACCCGAACAGCAGTAAATGTTACTGGTGATAGCATGGTCACCGTGATTGTTGGTAAGTCTGAACAGCAGTTTGACGAAGCCGTATTTAACGATCCTAACGCCGGTAAAAATATCGAAGATATCGACTTCCATCATTTAAACAAACAATAA